A single genomic interval of Mycobacterium sp. DL592 harbors:
- a CDS encoding erythromycin esterase family protein, which translates to MTRSTGIRRHRPRRVFKDRHEAGQVLAGLLHAYRGRPDVVVLGLARGGVPVAYEVARSLGAPLDAFIVRKLGAPGHEEFAVGALASGGRVVVNDDVLRGLQVSPEQLREIAEREGRELARREAAYRQGRPPLPVTGKTVILVDDGLATGSSMLAAVQALRESEPAEIVVAVPAAPESTCREFAGIVEDVVCASMPTPFLAVGESFWDFTQVSDDEVRDLLSRPTAGVAMPPAAPSPAELVAHAAIDAPGGVPPADVLDDLIGDARVVLIGESSHGTHEFYEARAEITKWLITEKGFNAVAAEADWPDAYRVNRYVRGLGEDRTPEEALRGFQRFPAWMWRNTVVRDFVGWLRWHNGRCAADDRRQTGFYGLDLYSLHRSMQEVIAYLETVDPKAAQRARSRYACFDHSSGDDGQAYGYAAAFGAGPSCERQAVEQLVELQRNTVQYLSSDGPLAQDELFYAQQNAVTVRNAEAYYRGMFSRRVTSWNMRDKHMGQTLNALLAHLDAHSTGQPARIVVWAHNSHVGDARATEVSADGQLTVGQLAREHYGKDCRLIGLSTYSGTVTAASDWGGIAERKVVRPALAGSIEELLHGAGRPSFVLPMHDRSPAAAALDAVRLARAIGVIYLPQTERQSHYFHVRPSDQFDAMIHIDHTRALEPLEPTSIWIAGETPETYPSGL; encoded by the coding sequence ATGACACGGTCCACGGGAATCCGCCGCCACCGACCGCGCCGGGTGTTCAAAGACCGGCACGAGGCCGGGCAGGTGCTGGCCGGATTGCTGCACGCCTACCGCGGCCGTCCGGATGTGGTGGTGCTCGGTCTGGCCCGCGGCGGCGTTCCGGTTGCTTACGAAGTGGCCCGGTCGTTGGGCGCGCCGCTGGATGCGTTCATTGTGCGCAAGCTCGGCGCGCCAGGGCACGAGGAGTTCGCCGTCGGAGCGCTGGCCAGCGGCGGTCGCGTGGTCGTCAATGACGACGTGCTGCGGGGCCTGCAGGTCAGCCCGGAGCAGTTGCGCGAGATCGCCGAACGCGAGGGCCGCGAGCTGGCCCGCCGTGAAGCGGCCTACCGGCAGGGCCGGCCACCACTGCCGGTGACCGGCAAGACGGTCATCCTCGTCGACGACGGTCTTGCGACCGGGTCGAGCATGCTGGCGGCGGTGCAGGCGTTGCGCGAATCCGAGCCCGCCGAGATCGTCGTCGCGGTGCCCGCCGCACCCGAGTCCACCTGTCGGGAGTTCGCCGGCATCGTCGAGGACGTGGTGTGCGCATCGATGCCGACACCGTTTCTGGCCGTCGGTGAGTCGTTCTGGGATTTCACCCAGGTCTCCGACGACGAGGTCCGCGACCTGCTGTCGCGCCCCACGGCGGGGGTTGCGATGCCACCGGCCGCGCCGAGTCCGGCCGAGCTGGTAGCCCATGCCGCGATCGACGCACCGGGCGGTGTTCCCCCTGCCGACGTGCTCGACGACCTGATCGGTGACGCCCGGGTGGTGCTGATCGGCGAGAGTTCCCACGGCACCCACGAGTTCTACGAAGCCCGTGCCGAGATCACCAAATGGCTGATCACCGAGAAGGGCTTCAATGCTGTTGCCGCCGAGGCAGATTGGCCGGATGCCTACCGGGTCAACCGCTATGTCCGCGGCCTGGGCGAGGACCGGACGCCCGAGGAGGCGTTGCGGGGTTTCCAGCGCTTCCCGGCCTGGATGTGGCGCAACACCGTGGTGCGCGACTTCGTCGGATGGCTGCGCTGGCACAACGGCCGCTGCGCCGCCGACGACAGGCGCCAGACCGGCTTCTACGGGCTGGATCTCTACAGCCTGCACCGTTCGATGCAGGAGGTCATCGCCTACCTCGAGACCGTCGACCCGAAAGCTGCCCAGCGTGCCAGGAGCCGCTACGCCTGCTTCGACCACTCCTCGGGTGACGACGGCCAGGCCTACGGCTACGCCGCGGCCTTCGGGGCAGGGCCGAGCTGCGAACGGCAGGCCGTCGAACAGTTGGTGGAACTCCAGCGAAACACCGTGCAATACCTCAGTTCCGACGGGCCGCTGGCGCAGGACGAACTGTTCTACGCCCAGCAGAACGCCGTGACCGTGCGCAATGCCGAGGCCTACTACCGCGGCATGTTCAGCAGGCGGGTCACGTCGTGGAACATGCGCGACAAGCACATGGGCCAGACCCTCAACGCGCTGCTGGCCCATCTCGACGCGCACAGCACAGGACAGCCGGCCCGGATCGTGGTGTGGGCACACAACTCTCATGTCGGCGACGCCCGCGCCACCGAAGTTTCCGCAGACGGCCAGCTGACCGTGGGCCAACTGGCCCGCGAACACTACGGCAAGGACTGCCGACTGATCGGGTTGTCCACCTACAGCGGCACGGTCACCGCTGCCAGCGACTGGGGTGGCATCGCCGAGCGCAAGGTGGTACGCCCCGCGCTGGCCGGCAGCATCGAAGAACTACTGCATGGGGCCGGGCGGCCGTCGTTCGTCCTGCCGATGCATGACCGGTCCCCCGCCGCGGCGGCGCTGGACGCGGTCCGCCTCGCCCGCGCGATCGGGGTGATCTATCTGCCGCAGACCGAACGCCAGAGCCACTACTTCCACGTCCGCCCGTCGG
- a CDS encoding NAD(P)H nitroreductase, which yields MARSALDPQVVANVVELACRAPSVHNSQPWHWVAEGPELRLFVEPHRIPHATDVSGREAIISCGAVLDHLRVAAAAAGAIAVVDRFPNPNDLDHLATISFAAAELVTDAHRARADAILDRHTDRLPFAPPPNWAAFEPVLRSTIDSDKAVLHVLPAQARADLAEASRLTESLRRYDSSYHAELQWWTAPYEVSDGVPYSSLVSVSERERVDIARVFPAGEHPDRRPEVDHDQSTILVLSTYGDTRRDALGCGEVLSDVLLEATLAGLATCPLSHMTELEASRNIIRALIGGGYDPQLLIRVGLVPSIASVPPATPRRPLADVLEIRG from the coding sequence GTGGCGAGATCAGCGCTCGATCCCCAGGTAGTGGCGAACGTGGTGGAGTTGGCCTGCCGTGCGCCCTCGGTGCACAACAGCCAACCGTGGCATTGGGTGGCCGAGGGCCCCGAGCTCAGGTTGTTCGTCGAGCCGCACCGGATACCGCATGCCACCGATGTCTCGGGCCGCGAGGCGATCATCAGCTGCGGTGCGGTCCTGGACCACCTGCGGGTGGCTGCCGCGGCCGCCGGTGCCATCGCCGTGGTCGACCGGTTCCCGAACCCCAATGACCTCGACCACCTGGCCACCATCTCCTTTGCCGCAGCCGAACTCGTCACCGACGCGCACCGGGCCCGGGCCGACGCGATCCTCGACCGCCACACCGACCGACTGCCGTTCGCCCCGCCGCCGAACTGGGCCGCGTTCGAACCGGTGCTGCGCAGCACGATCGATTCCGACAAGGCGGTGCTGCACGTCCTGCCCGCACAGGCGCGCGCCGATCTGGCCGAGGCGTCCCGGCTGACCGAGTCGCTGCGTCGCTACGACAGCTCCTATCACGCCGAATTGCAATGGTGGACAGCGCCTTACGAGGTCTCCGACGGCGTGCCCTACAGCAGCCTGGTGTCGGTGTCCGAGCGGGAGCGCGTCGACATCGCCCGCGTGTTCCCGGCGGGCGAGCATCCCGACCGCAGACCCGAAGTCGACCACGACCAATCCACCATCCTGGTGCTCTCGACATACGGCGACACCCGCCGCGACGCACTGGGCTGCGGCGAGGTGCTCTCCGATGTCCTCTTGGAAGCCACCCTGGCCGGGTTGGCCACGTGCCCGCTGAGCCACATGACCGAACTCGAGGCCAGCCGCAACATCATCCGCGCCCTCATCGGTGGCGGCTACGACCCGCAGCTGCTGATCCGGGTGGGACTGGTGCCCTCGATCGCCTCGGTACCGCCCGCCACACCGCGCCGTCCGCTGGCCGACGTGCTCGAGATCCGCGGCTGA
- a CDS encoding AAA family ATPase — translation MGSVPTNSAAPAPFDGELRPRVAETHTGLVFLVGDRAYKVKKPVATDFLDFSTLDRRETACARELALNSRLAPNSYLGIAHFAAPGGMPEPVIVMRRHPDETRLATLVRSGQPVTDELTAVALVLSRFHDSAARGRDVDAESRVDAVTARWQENLGELERYADGLVPGLDPDAVAEIRRLAIDFIAGRAVLFASRIAARRIVDGHADLLADDIFCLDGGPELLDCLEFDDQLRFVDAIDDAAFLAMDLEFLGRPDLGEHFLQTYARLADDDAPAALRDFYIAYRAVVRAKVDCVRHGQGVADAAADAVRHLEIARDRLRAGAVRLVMVGGGPGTGKTTLARALAESLGAQVVSTDDVRAELVRSGELTGEPGTLDEGLYTRANVDAVYEAVLRRAHLSLCEGRTVIVDGTWLDPAHRDRARQVAQEAAARLVEIACVASPEAATKRIQDRTGTTSQVTPEIATALAERADQTWPGAHRIDTTRPLAESVAEAREGCRNTV, via the coding sequence ATGGGATCGGTACCGACGAACTCCGCCGCACCTGCACCCTTCGACGGCGAGTTGCGCCCGCGGGTCGCCGAGACCCACACCGGTCTGGTCTTCCTGGTCGGCGACCGCGCCTACAAGGTCAAGAAGCCCGTCGCCACCGACTTTCTCGACTTCTCCACCCTGGACCGCCGCGAGACCGCCTGCGCGCGCGAGCTGGCCCTCAACAGCCGGCTGGCCCCGAACAGCTATCTGGGAATCGCCCATTTCGCCGCGCCGGGCGGCATGCCCGAGCCGGTCATCGTGATGCGCCGCCACCCCGACGAGACGCGGCTGGCCACCTTGGTGCGCAGCGGTCAACCCGTCACCGATGAGCTGACAGCGGTGGCGCTGGTGCTGTCCCGCTTCCACGACAGCGCCGCGCGGGGCCGCGACGTTGACGCCGAGTCCCGGGTGGATGCCGTCACTGCGCGCTGGCAGGAGAACCTCGGCGAGCTCGAACGCTACGCCGACGGGTTGGTGCCCGGGCTCGACCCGGATGCGGTGGCCGAAATCCGCCGACTGGCAATTGACTTCATCGCCGGACGCGCGGTGCTGTTCGCCAGCCGTATCGCAGCGCGGCGGATCGTCGACGGCCACGCCGACCTGCTCGCCGACGACATCTTCTGCCTCGACGGCGGCCCGGAACTGCTGGATTGCCTGGAGTTCGACGACCAGCTGCGCTTTGTCGACGCCATCGACGACGCCGCGTTCCTGGCGATGGACCTGGAGTTCCTGGGCCGGCCCGACCTCGGTGAACACTTCCTGCAGACCTATGCCCGCCTGGCCGACGACGACGCCCCCGCCGCGCTGCGTGACTTTTACATCGCCTACCGCGCGGTGGTGCGGGCCAAGGTGGATTGTGTACGCCACGGCCAGGGGGTGGCCGATGCGGCAGCCGACGCCGTCCGGCACCTCGAGATCGCCCGGGACCGGTTGCGGGCCGGTGCGGTCCGTCTGGTCATGGTCGGTGGCGGCCCGGGAACAGGCAAGACGACACTGGCCCGTGCGCTGGCCGAAAGCCTTGGCGCCCAAGTCGTCTCCACGGACGACGTGCGCGCTGAGCTGGTCCGCAGCGGTGAACTCACCGGCGAGCCGGGAACTCTCGACGAGGGTCTGTACACCCGTGCGAACGTCGACGCGGTCTACGAGGCAGTGCTGCGGCGTGCTCACCTGAGCCTGTGTGAGGGCCGCACCGTCATCGTCGACGGCACCTGGCTGGACCCGGCCCACCGCGACCGTGCTCGCCAGGTGGCACAGGAGGCGGCGGCTCGGCTGGTCGAGATCGCTTGTGTCGCATCACCGGAAGCCGCGACCAAGCGCATCCAGGACCGCACCGGGACGACCTCACAGGTGACCCCCGAGATCGCCACCGCGCTGGCCGAACGGGCCGACCAGACCTGGCCCGGAGCCCACCGAATCGACACCACCCGGCCGCTGGCCGAATCCGTCGCCGAGGCGCGCGAGGGCTGCCGCAACACCGTTTGA
- the ppsA gene encoding phosphoenolpyruvate synthase, giving the protein MPSRYVEDIADLGMPDAEVAGGKGANMGEMVAAGLPVPPGFVVLRDSYLESMAAAGVADDLNTAHREAILRSGDPTTFDDLCQRMQALVLKAGIPDAVRDRILTAYRKMGTNINVAVRSSATGEDGADASFAGMNATFTNISGEHELIDAVQRCWASLFGARVVAYRASRGFSADPAMAVVVQQMIASERSGVAFTADPTTDATDRVVVEGAFGQGEVVVSGSVEPDTYVVSKETGEILSRRIGYKQFKIVRGADGTDQNIDLSEAEAQAQVLNDDEVRTIADIAVRSERHAGCPQDTEWAIAGGKTWIVQTRPITTLHRVGKPVPETHEVLLQGLPAVPGEASGIVRVLADVKDGGRLQDGEVLVAQMTNPDWLPTMRRASALVTDTGGMTCHAAIVARELGVPCIVGARTATRDLKDGTVVTVDGTHGRVLAGRAAVGGAQTAPAAAPAPAAAVEVTATKIYVNVAMPDKAEQAAELDVDGVGLLRAELILEDALQNRHPRDLIAHGEQDSLVDSLATAVGRIASAFAPRPVVYRASDFRTNEFHNLKGGDLYEPEEHNPMIGYRGCYRYVSNPDLFGLELQALARVREQNPNLHLMIPFVRTKWELERCLELVDASPLGRQRGLHRWVMAEVPSVVYWLPEYVGLGIDGVSIGSNDLTQLMLGVDRDSDLCAELYDESDGAVLDAIGQIITTARRLGVTASLCGQAPSSRPDFAEHLVRMGITSISVTPDVAARTRRNVAAAERRLLLESARSGRG; this is encoded by the coding sequence ATGCCGAGCCGTTACGTCGAAGACATTGCCGACCTGGGAATGCCCGACGCCGAGGTAGCCGGCGGCAAGGGCGCGAACATGGGGGAGATGGTGGCCGCGGGGCTGCCGGTGCCGCCCGGATTCGTGGTCCTGCGCGACAGCTACCTGGAATCGATGGCGGCCGCCGGGGTGGCCGACGATCTCAACACCGCCCACCGCGAGGCGATTCTGCGATCTGGTGATCCGACCACATTCGACGACCTGTGCCAGCGCATGCAGGCGCTGGTGCTCAAGGCGGGCATACCTGATGCGGTGCGGGACAGAATCCTGACCGCCTATCGCAAGATGGGCACGAATATCAATGTCGCCGTGCGGTCTTCGGCCACCGGCGAGGACGGCGCCGACGCGTCGTTCGCGGGGATGAACGCGACGTTCACCAACATCTCCGGTGAGCACGAGTTGATCGACGCCGTGCAGCGGTGCTGGGCATCACTGTTCGGCGCCCGGGTGGTCGCCTACCGCGCCAGCCGGGGCTTCTCCGCCGACCCGGCAATGGCGGTGGTCGTCCAGCAGATGATCGCCTCGGAGCGATCCGGGGTGGCATTCACCGCCGACCCCACCACCGATGCCACCGACCGGGTGGTCGTGGAGGGCGCTTTCGGGCAGGGCGAGGTGGTGGTTTCCGGCTCGGTCGAGCCCGACACCTACGTGGTGTCCAAGGAGACCGGTGAAATCCTCTCCCGCCGAATCGGTTACAAGCAGTTCAAGATCGTCCGCGGCGCTGACGGCACCGACCAGAACATCGACCTCAGTGAGGCGGAGGCGCAGGCTCAGGTCCTCAACGACGACGAGGTACGCACCATCGCCGACATCGCCGTCCGCAGCGAGCGGCACGCCGGTTGCCCGCAGGACACCGAGTGGGCCATCGCCGGCGGCAAGACCTGGATTGTTCAGACCCGCCCGATCACCACCCTGCATCGCGTCGGCAAGCCGGTCCCGGAGACCCACGAGGTGTTGCTGCAGGGCCTGCCCGCCGTCCCCGGCGAGGCATCCGGCATCGTGCGCGTGCTGGCCGACGTCAAGGACGGCGGCCGCCTGCAGGACGGTGAGGTGCTCGTCGCCCAGATGACCAACCCGGACTGGCTGCCCACGATGCGCCGCGCGTCGGCGTTGGTGACCGACACCGGCGGAATGACCTGCCACGCAGCCATCGTCGCCCGTGAACTCGGGGTGCCCTGCATCGTCGGCGCCCGCACCGCGACCCGGGACCTCAAGGACGGCACCGTGGTCACCGTCGACGGCACCCACGGCCGGGTGCTGGCCGGGCGGGCGGCGGTCGGCGGTGCGCAGACCGCGCCGGCGGCAGCACCGGCGCCGGCAGCTGCCGTCGAGGTCACCGCCACCAAGATCTACGTCAACGTGGCCATGCCGGACAAGGCCGAGCAGGCCGCCGAACTCGACGTCGACGGTGTCGGCCTGCTGCGCGCGGAGCTGATCCTCGAAGACGCACTGCAGAACCGGCATCCGCGCGACCTGATCGCGCACGGCGAGCAGGACAGCCTCGTCGATTCCCTGGCCACCGCCGTCGGCCGGATCGCCTCCGCGTTCGCACCGCGCCCGGTGGTCTACCGGGCGTCGGACTTCCGGACCAACGAGTTCCACAACCTCAAGGGCGGCGACCTCTACGAACCCGAAGAGCACAACCCGATGATCGGATACCGGGGCTGCTACCGCTACGTCAGCAACCCCGACCTGTTCGGTCTGGAACTTCAGGCACTGGCCCGGGTCCGGGAGCAGAATCCCAACCTGCACTTGATGATTCCGTTCGTCCGGACCAAGTGGGAACTGGAGCGCTGCCTCGAGTTGGTCGACGCCAGCCCGCTGGGCCGCCAGCGCGGCCTGCACCGCTGGGTGATGGCCGAGGTGCCCTCGGTGGTGTACTGGCTGCCCGAATACGTCGGTCTGGGTATCGACGGGGTGTCCATCGGCAGCAACGACCTGACCCAGCTGATGCTCGGTGTGGACCGCGATTCCGACCTGTGCGCCGAACTCTACGACGAATCCGACGGTGCCGTCCTGGACGCCATCGGTCAGATCATCACCACGGCCCGGCGGCTGGGTGTCACCGCGTCACTGTGCGGTCAGGCGCCGTCGAGCAGGCCCGACTTCGCCGAGCACCTTGTCCGCATGGGCATCACGTCGATCTCGGTCACTCCCGACGTGGCTGCGCGCACCCGGCGCAACGTGGCGGCAGCCGAGCGCAGGCTGTTGCTGGAATCGGCGAGGTCCGGCCGCGGCTAG
- a CDS encoding wax ester/triacylglycerol synthase family O-acyltransferase, translating to MTHHLTTLDAGFLQLEDADEHVSLAIGGAAILAGPVPDFADLLDTIGARCLADPRSTQVLRTHPFDLAAPEWVDDPTFDLSRHVRRTALPAPGDDAALHAEIATIMERRLDRHRPLWECWVIEGLARNRWALLVKVHHALADGIAASNLLIGLCDDTGVASFASSIGAAQHPDRRASLPAPSLNPIDWIQDSIALSRSVGKVALRAAGGTAGLAVGLLRPASRSSFNGPVGDLRRYGSATVSIHDVERIAHTFGVTINDVALAAVADSYRTALLRRGIQPRADSLRTLVPVSVRGADAMDVSDNRVSLMLPLLPVDMADPLRRLRTVHARLTAAKSSGQRQAGSLLVWASNLVPFPVTAWTVRLLSRLPQRSVVTVVTNVPGPRTPLTVMGHKVIRLLPIPPIAAGFRTGIAIFSYADELTFGLLVDFDAAPDIDELARGLERGVDRLIRLADTRGRRKGKGGLRLLSNA from the coding sequence ATGACGCACCACTTGACGACGCTGGACGCGGGGTTCCTGCAACTGGAAGACGCCGACGAACACGTCAGCCTGGCCATCGGGGGAGCCGCCATCCTGGCCGGGCCCGTTCCGGACTTCGCGGATCTGCTCGACACCATCGGGGCGCGATGCCTGGCCGACCCGCGGAGCACTCAGGTGCTGCGGACCCACCCGTTCGATCTGGCCGCACCGGAGTGGGTGGACGACCCGACCTTCGACCTGAGCCGGCACGTGCGCCGCACGGCGCTGCCGGCCCCGGGTGACGACGCGGCCTTGCACGCCGAGATCGCTACGATCATGGAGCGACGACTCGACCGGCATCGTCCGCTGTGGGAATGCTGGGTGATCGAAGGACTGGCGCGCAACCGCTGGGCGCTGCTGGTCAAGGTGCACCATGCGCTGGCCGACGGGATCGCCGCGTCTAACCTGCTCATCGGCTTGTGCGACGACACCGGTGTGGCCAGCTTCGCCAGCTCCATCGGCGCCGCCCAGCATCCGGACCGCCGGGCGTCGCTGCCGGCGCCCAGCCTCAATCCGATTGACTGGATCCAGGATTCGATCGCGCTGAGCCGTAGCGTCGGCAAGGTCGCGCTGCGGGCAGCCGGGGGCACCGCCGGGCTGGCCGTCGGCCTGCTGCGGCCCGCGTCGCGGTCGTCGTTCAACGGTCCGGTAGGCGACCTGCGCCGCTACGGTTCGGCGACCGTGTCCATCCACGACGTCGAACGGATCGCGCATACCTTTGGGGTCACGATCAACGACGTCGCACTGGCGGCCGTCGCCGACAGCTATCGAACTGCGCTGCTGCGGCGCGGAATACAGCCGCGCGCGGATTCGCTGCGCACCCTGGTGCCGGTGTCGGTGCGCGGTGCCGACGCGATGGACGTCTCCGACAACCGGGTGTCGCTGATGTTGCCGCTGCTGCCCGTCGACATGGCCGATCCGTTGCGGCGGCTGCGTACCGTGCACGCCCGCCTGACGGCGGCCAAGTCCAGTGGCCAACGCCAAGCTGGCAGCCTGCTGGTGTGGGCGAGCAACCTGGTGCCGTTTCCGGTGACGGCATGGACTGTGCGGCTGCTCTCCCGGCTGCCGCAACGCTCCGTCGTCACGGTGGTGACCAACGTGCCCGGCCCGCGTACCCCACTGACAGTCATGGGCCACAAGGTGATTCGGCTATTGCCGATACCGCCGATCGCGGCCGGCTTCCGCACCGGTATCGCCATCTTCAGCTATGCCGACGAACTGACGTTCGGGCTGCTCGTCGATTTCGACGCCGCCCCGGACATCGACGAGCTGGCCCGCGGCCTCGAGCGCGGCGTCGATCGGCTGATCCGGTTGGCCGACACCCGGGGCCGCCGCAAGGGCAAAGGTGGCCTGCGGCTGTTGTCCAACGCCTGA
- a CDS encoding AraC family transcriptional regulator, giving the protein MYVIRGAALTGYVGLVRQLGGDPESLLRDVGISPDHAGDAGVVLPAAGVVGAIESAAVATQTADFGRQLADRNAAEIVGPLVVAARSATTAADGLAVLSRFTAAHCNGISLDLMPGPHADLEFLAVNVVRDPAHPQHHSIEGSLTVAFRVLQAVMGQDFSPRTVHIPHPPLTPARDYERFFGCRVLFGQPVPGFVFTSADLMRPTSPDALVHDTAVRYLSMLTDKPAFSAVQTVSDVLRAMLPLGTPRITAVARHFNVHPKTLQRQLAAEGTTFADVLDQLRRETAARHLSDTTISLGGVARQLGYADQSVLTRACLRWFGLTPSQYRDRHRRHAG; this is encoded by the coding sequence ATGTACGTGATTCGGGGAGCGGCTCTGACCGGGTACGTGGGCCTCGTCCGTCAGCTCGGCGGCGATCCGGAGTCCTTGCTGCGCGACGTCGGCATCTCGCCCGACCACGCCGGGGACGCCGGCGTGGTGTTGCCTGCGGCCGGTGTCGTGGGCGCCATCGAGTCCGCAGCGGTTGCCACCCAGACCGCTGATTTCGGCCGTCAGCTCGCGGACCGCAACGCTGCCGAGATCGTCGGCCCACTGGTGGTTGCGGCACGGTCGGCCACCACGGCGGCCGACGGGCTCGCTGTTCTGAGCAGGTTCACCGCGGCGCACTGCAACGGAATCTCCCTCGACCTCATGCCGGGCCCGCACGCTGACCTGGAATTCCTGGCAGTCAATGTGGTGCGGGATCCGGCGCATCCTCAGCACCACTCGATCGAAGGCTCGCTGACCGTCGCGTTCCGCGTCCTGCAGGCTGTCATGGGCCAGGACTTCTCCCCCCGCACAGTGCACATCCCGCACCCGCCGTTGACCCCGGCCAGGGATTACGAACGGTTCTTCGGCTGCCGGGTGCTCTTCGGCCAGCCGGTGCCGGGGTTCGTGTTCACCTCGGCCGACCTGATGCGCCCGACAAGTCCCGACGCCCTCGTTCACGACACTGCTGTGCGCTACCTGTCGATGCTCACCGACAAGCCCGCGTTCAGCGCAGTGCAGACCGTCAGCGATGTCCTGCGCGCGATGCTTCCGCTCGGGACGCCACGGATAACCGCGGTGGCGCGTCATTTCAACGTCCATCCCAAAACGCTGCAACGCCAACTCGCGGCGGAGGGCACGACGTTCGCCGACGTGCTCGACCAGCTTCGGCGGGAGACCGCCGCGCGGCACCTCAGCGACACCACCATCTCCCTCGGCGGTGTTGCCCGCCAGCTCGGCTACGCCGATCAGAGCGTGTTGACCAGAGCCTGCCTTCGATGGTTCGGCTTGACTCCGAGTCAGTACCGCGACCGGCACCGGCGCCACGCCGGATGA
- a CDS encoding NAD(P)/FAD-dependent oxidoreductase — translation MKPDHDVLIVGAGFSGVGAAIALDKAGLRDYRILEAADGVGGTWYWNTYPGIAVDIPSFSYQFSFEQSSQWSRTYAPGRELRAYAEHCVDKYGLRPRIAFNTVVRAATFDEDNDVWRVETDSGATLTSRFLINGSGILTTPNLPDIDGVDSFAGVTIHTARWDHSQNLAGKRVAVIGTGASAVQLIPEIAPVVDQLTVFQRTPIWCFPKADRPLTARQRLAMRIPGVKSIQRLISQAYVELTFPLVTHYFTVNPTVKHMAEAGKAYLRRQVKDPAVRAQLTPNYAVGCKRPAFHNTYLSTFNRDNVELVTEPIDKITGSAVVTADGRCRDIDVLILATGFKVLDPDELPTYPVTGVGGRPLAQFWNTSRLQAYEGVSMPGFPNFFTVFGPYGFVGSSYFTLIEAQTHHIVRCLKRARRMRSTRVEVTGEANDRFFAEMLRKRRRQIFWQDSCRLSNSYYFDKHGDVPLRPASTVEVYWRSRRFPLSDYQFSASAHQPEGVRS, via the coding sequence ATGAAGCCTGACCATGATGTGCTGATCGTCGGGGCCGGGTTTTCGGGGGTCGGCGCTGCCATCGCGCTCGACAAGGCGGGCCTGCGTGACTACCGGATCCTCGAGGCCGCCGACGGCGTGGGCGGCACCTGGTACTGGAACACCTATCCGGGCATTGCGGTGGACATCCCGTCGTTCTCGTATCAGTTCTCCTTCGAGCAGAGTTCCCAGTGGTCGCGCACCTACGCTCCGGGCCGCGAGCTGCGGGCCTACGCCGAGCACTGCGTCGACAAGTACGGGTTGCGTCCCAGGATTGCGTTCAACACCGTGGTGCGTGCCGCGACATTCGACGAGGACAACGACGTGTGGCGCGTCGAGACCGACTCCGGCGCGACCCTCACCAGCAGGTTCCTCATCAACGGCAGCGGAATCCTGACCACGCCCAATCTGCCCGATATCGACGGCGTCGACTCGTTCGCCGGGGTGACCATCCACACCGCGCGCTGGGATCACAGTCAGAATCTGGCGGGCAAACGGGTGGCGGTCATCGGAACCGGCGCATCAGCGGTGCAGCTGATCCCCGAAATCGCTCCCGTCGTCGACCAGCTCACCGTCTTTCAGCGCACCCCCATCTGGTGCTTCCCCAAAGCCGACCGACCGCTCACGGCCCGCCAGCGGTTGGCGATGCGGATACCCGGGGTGAAGTCGATCCAGCGGCTGATCAGTCAGGCCTACGTCGAACTGACCTTCCCGCTGGTGACGCATTACTTCACGGTCAATCCCACCGTCAAGCACATGGCGGAGGCGGGCAAGGCCTACCTGCGGCGCCAGGTCAAAGACCCGGCGGTCCGCGCTCAGCTCACGCCGAATTATGCCGTGGGCTGTAAGCGCCCGGCATTCCACAACACCTATCTGTCGACGTTCAACCGCGACAACGTCGAACTGGTCACCGAACCCATCGACAAGATCACCGGCTCGGCTGTCGTCACCGCCGACGGCCGCTGCCGTGACATCGACGTGTTGATCCTGGCCACCGGGTTCAAGGTCCTCGATCCTGACGAGTTGCCGACCTATCCCGTGACCGGCGTCGGCGGCCGGCCCCTCGCGCAGTTCTGGAACACCAGCCGGCTGCAGGCCTACGAGGGTGTCAGCATGCCGGGCTTCCCCAACTTCTTCACGGTTTTCGGGCCGTACGGCTTCGTCGGTTCGTCGTACTTCACGTTGATCGAAGCCCAGACCCACCACATCGTGCGGTGTTTGAAGCGTGCCCGGCGCATGCGGTCTACCCGCGTCGAGGTGACCGGGGAGGCCAATGACCGCTTCTTTGCCGAGATGCTGCGCAAGCGGCGCCGCCAGATCTTCTGGCAGGACAGCTGTCGGCTGTCCAACAGCTACTACTTCGACAAACACGGTGATGTCCCGCTGCGTCCCGCCAGCACCGTCGAGGTCTATTGGCGCAGCCGACGATTTCCGTTGAGCGACTACCAATTCAGCGCCTCGGCGCACCAACCAGAAGGAGTCCGATCATGA